In Astatotilapia calliptera unplaced genomic scaffold, fAstCal1.2 U_scaffold_14, whole genome shotgun sequence, a single window of DNA contains:
- the LOC113017520 gene encoding uncharacterized protein LOC113017520 produces the protein MLANSSFSTLDLHLSSMNTSLPLYMHCLISKPSSLIYRAFSIIIIFLVLPICILILQHGLQEWRKKGSTFMEVLSHCDCFTYNIVIMDLFAVLACVFSYCGSVMNNLNILIYPFIFFSFSCFGQIFFHMLTCVEHYMAAVHPITYRSLRKERGVRIRIISIGCVWLLCFALTGFITIKDIILAIVNFFLMILFLTVSSFCSLSVLCVLIHPGPREESRNRDRVDQSKKRAFFTIVTILGMLVLKFVWDLYWSAVYITGAHLGCVLMSSGAWLNLPSNLLLPLLLLHRKGKFGCCKKNTQRD, from the coding sequence atgTTGGCAAACTCATCATTCTCCACTTTGGATCTGCACCTTTCCTCCATGAACACCTCCCTCCCTCTATACATGCACTGTCTCATCTCTAAACCAAGCTCCCTCATCTATCGTGCATTTAGCATCATTATCATCTTCCTCGTCCTCCCCATCTGCATCCTCATCCTCCAACATGGTCTCCAAGAATGGAGGAAAAAAGGCTCCACCTTCATGGAAGTACTGAGTCACTGTGACTGCTTCACCTACAACATCGTCATCATGGACCTGTTTGCTGTCTTAGCGTGTGTCTTCAGTTATTGTGGTAGCGTCATGAATAATTTAAACATATTAATCTATccgttcatttttttctctttctcctgctTTGGACAAATCTTCTTTCACATGCTGACTTGTGTGGAGCACTACATGGCTGCTGTTCATCCCATCACTTATCGGAGCTtaaggaaagaaagaggggtCAGAATAAGGATAATCAGCATAGGctgtgtttggctgctttgcTTTGCATTAACAGGTTTTATAACAATAAAAGATATCATCCTCGCCATTGTGAATTTTTTCCTCATGATATTGTTTTTAACCGTCTCCTCCTTCTGCAGCctttctgttctctgtgttttaatTCATCCAGGCCCAAGAGAAGAGAGCAGGAACAGGGACAGGGTTGACCAATCAAAGAAGAGGGCATTTTTCACCATTGTGACCATACTGGGAATGCTGGTGTTGAAGTTTGTTTGGGATCTGTATTGGTCTGCAGTGTATATCACAGGAGCACATCTTGGATGTGTTTTAATGTCATCAGGAGCCTGGCTTAATCTTCCCAGCAACCTCTTGTTGCCGCTCCTGTTGCTACACAGAAAGGGTAAATTTGGGTGttgcaagaaaaacacacaaagagattAA